From Phycodurus eques isolate BA_2022a chromosome 13, UOR_Pequ_1.1, whole genome shotgun sequence, a single genomic window includes:
- the LOC133411649 gene encoding proenkephalin-A-like has product MAFRAHRSCAWMLLLGACVSLAAGTDCAKECALCVYRLLVQHSGFSTLTCSLECDGELDSEKLRLCWNILLDEANHVPFDGVQEEPEAAGIITTHDEDASSPGHQLAKKYGGFMKRYGGFMSRRSFSEGLLADSVNQDEEDKIRREILKILNTVSEHGREGGIQDREAVKRYGGFWGRADDGEVQGDLLEAVLGRGLRKRYGGFMRRVGRPEWLVDSNKNGEVSKRAWENGELQKRYGGFMD; this is encoded by the exons ATGGCTTTCCGCGCACACCGCAGCTGCGCTTGGATGTTGCTTCTGGGAGCATGCGTGTCGCTGGCAGCTGGAACCGACTGTGCAAAGGAGTGCGCGCTCTGCGTGTACCGCTTGCTCGTGCAACACTCTGGTTTCTCCACTTTG acatGCTCACTCGAGTGTGATGGCGAGTTGGACAGTGAGAAGCTCCGCCTCTGCTGGAACATCCTACTGGACGAAGCAAACCATGTTCCTTTTGATGGGGTCCAAGAAGAACCAGAGGCAGCTGGCATCATCACAACTCATGACGAGGATGCATCATCACCAGGACACCAGCTGGCCAAGAAATACGGCGGCTTTATGAAGCGTTACGGTGGCTTCATGTCTCGGCGTTCTTTTTCAGAAGGGTTGTTAGCTGATTCCGTAAATCAAGATGAGGAAGACAAAATACGGCGGGAGATCCTGAAGATCCTTAATACGGTGTCTGAGCATGGCAGAGAGGGGGGCATTCAGGATCGCGAAGCTGTAAAGCGGTACGGAGGCTTTTGGGGGCGTGCTGATGACGGGGAGGTACAGGGTGACCTGCTGGAGGCAGTGTTGGGTCGTGGATTGAGAAAGCGTTATGGCGGGTTCATGAGGCGTGTGGGCAGGCCCGAGTGGTTGGTGGACAGCAACAAGAATGGGGAAGTATCAAAGCGTGCATGGGAAAATGGCGAGCTACAGAAAAGGTATGGCGGGTTCATGGACTAG